One Silene latifolia isolate original U9 population chromosome 4, ASM4854445v1, whole genome shotgun sequence DNA segment encodes these proteins:
- the LOC141652541 gene encoding VAN3-binding protein-like: protein MVMNYGIFFFGDKLQEVSPMTSGRPSCSEPPNGLLLGGQSFSASSITAEMFDSPTDPLSPPVEFDKYVSSSHTPQPQLPPIRVAPRSGGTTPCAGAAVGSKTVGRWLKDRREKKKEELRVHNAQLHAAVSVAAVAAAIAATAAATAAVSGSSGKDDHAEQTDTAMAAAATLVAARCVEAAEAMGAEREQLVSVISSAVNVQSHGDIMTLTAAAATALRGAATLKARTMKEVCNIAAVLPLEKGIGIKSEHTHSQNSSSNSEANSQGENFIGLCNEELLSRGSELLKRTRTGDLHWKIVSVYIDKTGQVILKMKSKHVVGTITKKKKKVLAEVCKDMPVWLERRVTETRGEERRYFGLKTISNRIIEFECKNQREYDMWTQGVSRLLAMVNDKKNSTPRSDSYWN from the exons ATGGTAATGAATTATGGTATTTTTTTCTTTGGGGATAAATTGCAGGAAGTATCACCAATGACATCAGGGAGACCATCATGTAGTGAACCACCAAATGGGTTATTATTAGGAGGCCAAAGCTTTTCAGCATCTTCTATTACTGCTGAAATGTTTGACAGTCCTACTGATCCTCTTTCTCCTCCTGTGGAATTTGATAAG TATGTTAGTTCCAGCCATACGCCGCAGCCTCAGCTACCACCAATCAGGGTGGCGCCCAGGAGTGGAGGAACAACACCATGTGCTGGTGCTGCTGTCGGGAGCAAGACGGTAGGGAGGTGGCTTAAGGAccgaagagagaaaaagaaagaggagTTAAGAGTCCACAATGCTCAGCTCCATGCTGCAGTCTCTGTAGCTGCAGTGGCCGCAGCTATTGCTGCAACAGCTGCTGCCACTGCTGCAGTGTCTGGATCATCTGGGAAGGATGATCACGCGGAGCAGACTGATACTGCCATGGCTGCTGCCGCTACTTTGGTGGCTGCACGATGTGTGGAGGCGGCTGAAGCAATGGGTGCTGAAAGGGAACAATTGGTTTCTGTTATTAGTTCTGCTGTTAATGTTCAGTCTCATGGTGATATCATGACACTCACTGCTGCTGCTGCCACAG CATTGAGAGGAGCAGCAACACTAAAGGCAAGAACGATGAAGGAAGTATGTAATATTGCGGCAGTTTTGCCTCTGGAGAAAGGTATAGGCATCAAAAGCGAGCATACCCACAGTCAAAACAGTAGCAGTAACAGTGAAGCTAATTCTCAAGGTGAAAACTTTATTGGTTTATGTAATGAAGAGCTTCTTTCAAGGGGATCTGAGCTTCTTAAACGCACTCGAACAG GTGATCTTCACTGGAAAATCGTCTCAGTTTATATTGATAAAACAGGCCAG GTCATCCTCAAAATGAAGAGTAAACATGTTGTCGGCACAATAACCAAGAAGAAAAAAA AGGTACTCGCAGAAGTATGCAAGGACATGCCAGTCTGGTTGGAAAGGCGAGTCACTGAGACCAGAGGAGAGGAAAGGCGCTACTTTGGACTGAAGACCATCTCGAACAGAATAATAGAGTTTGAGTGCAAGAATCAACGAGAATACGACATGTGGACTCAAGGCGTATCCAGGCTCCTTGCGATGGTCAATGACAAGAAAAACAGTACTCCGCGGAGTGATTCATACTGGAATTAG
- the LOC141652542 gene encoding uncharacterized protein LOC141652542 produces the protein MTNMYEESREIIEPYNLPYPDLISLSSSSSSSSLSSSDENRRLEVISTALMEALGPTGPGLLAITDVPNAVVLRNTLLPLARDLALLPSDLRNRILMAHGLGSDVPLKNLDRCVSSFATQLKYGDGLVPSKPTSVSSGIPVKDDGFSEKLNHHFKDLSGSFRELGLCMMDMGLRVARVCDKAIGGREIEKSLLESGTAKGRLIHYHSSLDTHMIKEYAAKRGSRKRQPKLKNVILLNSKDMQSSKTSELSQLKGGAGRACEKVSELWQQWHYDYGTFTVLASPMFTRPKLRQDEDEEDGSMNFRGLECPSPSGHTYLQIIHPNKDNICIVKVPPESFILQVGESANILSRNKLQSTLHSVLRPVELESLSRETFVVFLHPAWNKAFDLSEYPTEELASNCHQKQNFGGNKDGVKKLKEEIHKIIPPLSSRLKDGMTFAEFSRQTTKQYYGGNGFQANR, from the exons ATGACCAACATGTATGAGGAATCAAGAGAGATAATAGAGCCATACAACCTTCCCTACCCTGACCTCATCTCTCTTTCGTCGTCGTCTTCGTCTTCGTCTTTATCGTCGTCCGATGAAAACCGACGGCTGGAGGTTATTTCAACGGCGTTGATGGAAGCCCTAGGCCCTACCGGTCCCGGACTCCTCGCTATCACTGACGTACCAAACGCCGTCGTTTTAAGGAATACGCTTCTCCCTCTCGCACGTGATCTCGCTCTTCTCCCTTCCGACCTACGTAATCGCATTCTTATG GCTCATGGCTTAGGGAGTGATGTTCCATTGAAAAACCTGGATAGGTGTGTGTCATCTTTTGCCACGCAATTGAAGTATGGTGATGGTCTTGTTCCGAGTAAACCAACCTCTGTCAGTTCTGGCATCCCTGTTAAAGATGATGGATTTTCGGAGAAGTTGAATCATCACTTCAAGGATTTGAGTGGTAGCTTTAGGGAGCTTGGTCTATGTATGATGGACATGGGCCTTCGTGTTGCACGGGTTTGTGACAAGGCTATTggtggaagggaaatagagaaaAGTTTATTAGAATCAGGAACTGCAAAGGGTCGTCTCATTCATTATCATTCGTCTCTTGACACTCATATGATTAAAGAATATGCGGCAAAACGTGGTTCTAGGAAAAGACAACCTAAATTGAAGAACGTGATTTTGCTCAACTCTAAGGATATGCAAAGCTCCAAGACGAGTGAGCTAAGTCAGCTAAAAGGTGGTGCTGGAAGGGCATGTGAGAAGGTTTCTGAACTTTGGCAACAGTGGCATTATGACTATGGTACGTTCACTGTACTTGCTAGTCCTATGTTCACTAGACCAAAACTTAGGCAggatgaagatgaggaagatgGTTCTATGAACTTCAGAGGACTGGAATGCCCATCACCCAGTGGCCATACCTACTTGCAGATTATTCATCCTAACAAAGATAACATCTGCATTGTGAAGGTCCCGCCCGAGAGTTTCATTCTTCAGGTAGGAGAGTCAGCCAATATATTGTCAAGAAATAAGCTCCAGTCAACTCTTCACTCGGTTCTGCGACCGGTTGAGCTCGAAAGCCTAAGCAGGGAAACTTTTGTTGTATTTTTGCATCCAGCATGGAACAAGGCTTTTGATCTTTCAGAGTACCCAACGGAGGAGTTAGCTTCAAATTGTCATCAGAAACAGAATTTCGGAGGCAATAAAGACGGGGTGAAGAAGCTTAAAGAAGAGATACATAAGATAATTCCACCCCTTTCTTCACGGCTAAAGGATGGGATGACCTTTGCTGAATTTTCCCGTCAAACCACCAAGCAGTATTATGGCGGTAATGGTTTTCAAGCAAACAGATAA